One Rhodothermales bacterium genomic window, CACGACCAATTACCCCGGCAACGCTGAAAACGAGCGTAATTGCAGCGCCTCCGCTGGCCCGCAAGGCCGATCTGTCGGTCAACTTCGAGGAGAACCGCAAAATCATCCGGTACCTTGAAGAGGCCGGCTTGAGCACGCTGCTTTATAGCGCCAACGCCAATTTTTACCACGTCGGACTCGGCGAATATGCCAGCATTCTCGAGTTTCTAGAGGAAACTGTTGCCGCCAACACATTGGTGCTTCCGGCCATCGGGCCGGCGTTTGGGACGATGATCGCCCAGGCGCGCATGCTTCGGAAAACCCGTTTCCCGGCGGCTATGCTCCTGCCGGCAAACTTCGCCGCCAACTCGGAAGGGATCGAACGGGGGATCCGCCGGCTCATCGACGAACTGGGCAAGCCGGTCATCATCGAACTCAACCAGCCGGATGCGATGGAGGTGGCGGATGTCCACCGCCTCGTGCGAGATGGACTTGTCGCCGCCGTCATCTACTCGGTCCGAACCAACGAGCCGGCCGAGGATCCGTACCTCACTCGGCTCACCGATCGCATCGACCCGCTGACCTTTATCAGCGGCAGCGGCGAGTATGCCGCCATCACCCATATGCGCGACTTCGGGATGGGCACGTTCGTATCGAGCTGTGTCTGTGTCGCCCCCCGCCTCGCCCGCAAAATGCACCGTGCCATCCAGGATCGCGACTTCGATATCGCCGGGAA contains:
- a CDS encoding dihydrodipicolinate synthase family protein; protein product: MNTRPITPATLKTSVIAAPPLARKADLSVNFEENRKIIRYLEEAGLSTLLYSANANFYHVGLGEYASILEFLEETVAANTLVLPAIGPAFGTMIAQARMLRKTRFPAAMLLPANFAANSEGIERGIRRLIDELGKPVIIELNQPDAMEVADVHRLVRDGLVAAVIYSVRTNEPAEDPYLTRLTDRIDPLTFISGSGEYAAITHMRDFGMGTFVSSCVCVAPRLARKMHRAIQDRDFDIAGNVRELFLPLDRLMQRYHPVRVVHESVHLARIADSGALLPFLSNLERDQQRGVLNSVQQLMVDNVNFGV